The following nucleotide sequence is from Leptolyngbya sp. SIO1E4.
TCACTGCCTTACAGCTACCTTGCCACTGGCGAGTATTTCTGAAACGGATAAGGCAAGTTTTTACGCATTGAGAAAAAGGTTCATAAACCTAAAATTTTGTTTTGCGAACAAAGGTTCCATGCTCTCTTAAAAGCCGATAATTTCGTTCTCAGAAGCATGTTTGGTTGATCAAGTTTTTGAGAGCGCAAAGAAGTTTATGACCGCAAAAATACACATTGAGAACAGCCCAGACCTAACTGCTGAAGACTATCTCGTGGTTGGAGTGGCAGCTTGTTACTACCTAGACGATGGAGACCTGAAGCCGGTTAAAGTCTTGGAGCCGATTCCCTCTGCCTACTTAGAATCGATTTTTCAAGGGGTTCCAACCTCTTATCAGCGTGTCTGTGGCACTACGATTGGCGCTGCACTTGCAGGCAATATGGCTGAGGTTACTGAGGGTGAAGACACTCAGTTTTGTCAAAACTTTGCTGATCGAGTTGCCGCTGCTGCCCGAACCTATAAGGCTCATCCAGCAGCCAAAGCCCTCGTTGCGATCGGGGAAGCCCGCAGCAACATCAATCATTCCACAGAGAAGAAACGGGTGTTGAATTTAGAAAATATCGTGACTGCAGAAGATAACGTGCGGCAGCATGAATATACGCACAAAACCCTGTGAGTCCAGTCTGCAGTCCTGAAAATACGTTTAACCTCGTCATCCTTATTCGGGGAGGATAATGCTAAAGCTGCATGGCACTTCTTTTAGAATCGGTGGGCGCTGCTGACTCTAGAGAATATCCGGGCTTGCGGCAACTCATACCGTCAACACCATGCATCCCCAGGCTTTAGGGTAAACGGCAGCGGTGCCAACGCTTCTGACAGAACGCTAAGGGGGTGATTCTGAGCAGCCTGGCACTTTCATCCTTCGTGATAGATTGCCTTCGGGACATTCTCGAAAAGAAAGGGTCTGAGCAGACTCAATAAATGGATGACGCAATGCGAAGAATTGATGTAATTGCCATTGGTTTAGGAATTTTCCTAGTGGGCGGCGGCTTGTATGTGGGGCTTCGCATTACTGGCCTTGACATGCTTTCCGCTGGTGTGTGGAGTCAGGTGTTGCTAGTTGGAGGGCTGTTGGGGTGGGTGTTGACTTATTTCACCCGCGTAGTCACAAAAAATATGACCTACAACCAGCAACTTAAAGACTATGAGGATGCCGTGCTGCAGAAGCGGTTAGACACCATGACGCCAGAGGAGCTAGCCCAATTAGAGGCCCGATTAGCCGCTGAAGCAGCAGATGAGGACAGCGTTGAATCCTCACAGTAGCCCTTACCTGTAACCAGCATCCCCATAGACCATGGCTAACCCAGGTTGGTGGAGTAATGACAACAGCCTTCCGTAGACGATCGCGCCGTCTTGTCTTAGATTGCTGTAGTGGCCGCTTAAGTTGGCCTGTTTTGTCTTAGGAATTAAGGCTATGAAGTCTGTATCTGAGCAGTTTCAGCAACTTCGCAATCGCCAACAGTGTGCACTCATCCCGTTTGTGACCGCAGGTGATCCAGATTTAGAAACGACCGCCCAGGCATTGCGGCACTTAGATCGCAATGGTGCAGATCTAATTGAACTCGGAGTGCCCTATTCTGACCCCTTAGCCGATGGCCCCGTGATTCAAGCGGCAGCGACCCGTGCCTTGCAGCAAGGCATCA
It contains:
- a CDS encoding DUF3007 family protein codes for the protein MRRIDVIAIGLGIFLVGGGLYVGLRITGLDMLSAGVWSQVLLVGGLLGWVLTYFTRVVTKNMTYNQQLKDYEDAVLQKRLDTMTPEELAQLEARLAAEAADEDSVESSQ